The Ferroacidibacillus organovorans genome contains a region encoding:
- a CDS encoding glycine betaine ABC transporter substrate-binding protein → MNKKRKWLFLGASGSLAIALAGCGVQSVASSAKATPQQITIASQDFSEAVIDDYILKDLIEAKTHIHVTIKQTSGASELLHSMMQQGAIQMYVGYDGTEFQASLHQSYSGRFAGHPKAVTRYVKAQEMKQFGVWVSPSLGYQDTYALAVNQSTAQKYHLTTDSQAAKYFGSWTLATDTTFPYLQHTGLKGFQRAYGGTFQKVMPMSYNLIYEALAHHDVQAIMAYSTDGRLKKLHEVPLADNKKFFPPYHGIVLIKNTVRKADHLTKVLKPLWGAISTAEQTQMNYKVDVLKESPGTVAHQFLVKKGLI, encoded by the coding sequence ACTTGCCATCGCGCTCGCGGGGTGTGGTGTACAATCTGTGGCAAGCAGCGCAAAAGCGACCCCACAACAGATCACCATTGCATCACAAGATTTCTCTGAGGCTGTGATTGATGACTACATTCTAAAGGATCTCATTGAAGCGAAGACACACATCCACGTGACGATCAAGCAGACATCAGGCGCGTCGGAGCTGTTGCATTCGATGATGCAGCAGGGTGCGATTCAGATGTATGTGGGTTATGACGGGACGGAGTTTCAGGCATCGCTGCACCAGTCATACAGCGGGAGATTTGCGGGCCATCCCAAAGCAGTGACAAGGTACGTAAAAGCGCAAGAGATGAAACAGTTTGGCGTGTGGGTTTCGCCATCACTAGGGTATCAAGATACGTATGCGCTCGCCGTCAATCAATCGACTGCGCAAAAATACCATCTGACAACGGACTCGCAGGCTGCAAAATATTTTGGTTCATGGACCCTGGCGACGGATACGACGTTTCCCTACCTCCAACACACTGGACTAAAGGGATTCCAACGCGCCTACGGAGGCACTTTCCAGAAAGTGATGCCGATGAGCTACAACCTGATCTATGAAGCATTGGCGCATCATGACGTGCAGGCGATCATGGCTTACTCGACAGACGGTCGCCTCAAGAAGTTGCACGAAGTTCCGCTCGCCGACAACAAAAAATTCTTCCCGCCCTATCACGGGATTGTCCTCATCAAAAATACAGTCCGCAAGGCAGACCATCTTACAAAGGTGCTCAAGCCGCTGTGGGGAGCGATTTCTACGGCAGAGCAGACACAGATGAATTATAAGGTCGACGTGTTAAAGGAAAGTCCTGGCACGGTGGCGCATCAGTTCCTCGTAAAAAAAGGGTTGATTTAG
- a CDS encoding ATP-binding protein, whose protein sequence is MSIAQNLLQLTGMIYSSQTVGDILQAMIDAIASEITSADLVGFFIRENEFIFRGKITNVPEDRDYIQTLTIDLRDDPFARQIAESKRPVFVSNVEEATIDPVKQETLLIQSILGLPLLVNQRVYGMVFAHNVGKPMVLTQEQQSVAETFINVASIAIQNIEILEAQNLRNQFSNRMSECKSIDEVTKICSEYVKRVCDAHAIGIHLLDVATQRTTAVFVSPEAHITPTELNALYRSGFDFIERHPIFWDVIQSHSWIFIPDTAIDKRVNTLLCEQFDIKSLLVLPLREKDAVVGFMTIPSIGASTAYRIDDFAILQSMADTIGVTLSNVIHSNELERLVFTRTEELRVRNAQLKSNIAHLEVQEARLRSLVNAMPLSIILIDTQGRWIEANHIAIQFFELQDVPYRHKALSELRSLCGANQEILEHMIERTQQVHGGNQPCTFTDEYKKSDGTTLVYKTYLCPITLQSDELQGIIYIGDDLTEQRRIEEVLHRSEKLALVGQLAAGVAHEIRNPLTSLSGFIQLLKEEGANPLYCDVMHRELERLNSITKEFLFLAKPAPPNRTYCDLNLILFDVILLFQTQTTLQQIELGVESTRDLPLIYCDENQIKQVLINLLNNAIEALPSGGMVTLSTSYAVTNAYLCIRIKDNGIGISKERLKRIGEPFYTTKEKGTGLGLMTCFKIMELHGGSLHIQSDQDHGTIVDILLPLVAPPKR, encoded by the coding sequence ATGAGCATAGCACAAAATTTGCTTCAATTGACAGGAATGATTTACTCAAGTCAAACTGTTGGAGATATTCTGCAAGCGATGATCGATGCAATTGCCAGTGAAATCACATCAGCGGATTTAGTCGGCTTTTTTATACGCGAGAATGAGTTTATCTTTCGGGGGAAAATCACGAATGTGCCAGAAGATCGCGATTATATTCAGACGTTAACGATCGATTTGCGGGATGACCCATTTGCGCGGCAAATCGCAGAGTCAAAACGTCCGGTGTTTGTCTCCAATGTGGAGGAAGCGACGATCGATCCTGTCAAACAGGAAACGTTATTGATTCAATCCATTTTGGGTTTGCCGCTGCTAGTCAACCAACGCGTCTACGGCATGGTTTTTGCACACAATGTCGGAAAGCCCATGGTACTGACACAAGAACAGCAGTCTGTCGCTGAAACATTTATCAATGTTGCCAGTATCGCAATCCAAAACATCGAAATTCTAGAAGCCCAAAATTTACGAAATCAATTCTCCAACCGCATGTCAGAGTGTAAGTCGATTGATGAAGTGACGAAGATTTGTTCTGAGTATGTAAAACGCGTTTGCGACGCGCACGCGATAGGCATTCACCTGCTTGATGTCGCGACACAGCGCACGACGGCGGTCTTTGTGTCGCCAGAAGCGCACATCACGCCGACGGAGTTGAACGCTCTTTACCGCTCAGGATTTGATTTCATCGAGCGCCACCCTATTTTTTGGGATGTCATCCAATCACACTCGTGGATCTTTATTCCAGACACTGCGATAGACAAGCGCGTGAACACCCTATTGTGCGAACAGTTTGATATAAAAAGTTTGCTTGTGCTTCCTCTCCGGGAAAAGGATGCGGTTGTCGGTTTCATGACCATTCCAAGCATTGGTGCGAGCACCGCTTACCGAATCGATGACTTTGCGATCTTACAATCCATGGCGGATACGATCGGTGTGACACTCTCGAATGTCATTCACTCAAACGAATTGGAGCGGCTGGTCTTTACAAGAACAGAAGAACTGCGCGTGCGAAACGCCCAACTCAAGTCAAACATCGCCCATCTGGAAGTTCAGGAGGCAAGACTTCGCAGTCTGGTCAATGCGATGCCGCTCTCGATCATTCTCATCGATACACAAGGAAGGTGGATTGAGGCTAACCACATTGCCATCCAATTCTTTGAACTGCAGGATGTGCCCTATCGGCACAAGGCTTTGAGCGAATTGCGTTCTCTGTGCGGTGCCAATCAAGAGATCTTAGAACACATGATAGAACGCACACAACAAGTGCACGGCGGAAATCAACCGTGCACCTTCACAGATGAATATAAAAAATCGGACGGAACAACACTCGTATATAAAACCTACCTCTGCCCGATTACGCTACAGTCCGATGAGCTTCAAGGCATCATCTACATTGGAGATGATTTGACGGAACAGCGACGTATCGAAGAAGTGCTTCATCGTTCAGAAAAACTGGCACTTGTGGGCCAACTTGCGGCAGGCGTCGCACACGAAATTCGCAATCCTTTGACATCTCTGAGCGGGTTCATTCAATTGTTAAAGGAAGAAGGAGCAAACCCTTTGTATTGCGATGTGATGCACAGAGAACTTGAGCGGCTCAACTCCATTACCAAAGAATTTCTCTTTCTTGCAAAACCAGCGCCGCCCAACCGGACGTACTGTGATCTTAACCTGATACTTTTTGACGTGATTCTACTCTTTCAGACACAAACGACGCTTCAGCAAATTGAGCTTGGTGTAGAATCGACCCGCGATCTCCCTTTGATCTACTGTGACGAGAACCAGATCAAACAAGTTCTTATCAATTTGCTCAACAATGCGATCGAAGCCTTGCCCTCAGGCGGTATGGTCACATTGTCAACCTCCTATGCTGTCACTAACGCCTACCTGTGTATTCGCATCAAAGACAACGGAATTGGAATCTCAAAGGAGCGTCTCAAGCGCATTGGTGAACCGTTTTATACAACAAAAGAGAAAGGAACGGGGCTTGGTCTCATGACATGTTTTAAAATCATGGAACTGCACGGAGGGTCACTCCACATACAAAGCGATCAAGATCACGGCACAATCGTCGACATCCTTCTCCCATTGGTCGCTCCGCCAAAGAGATAG
- a CDS encoding thiamine pyrophosphate-binding protein, which yields MRAIEVGLREIVRCGVTHAFGIPAGSVNAIYDALLDIKEIKSVIVKHEASAGYMASAYSRITGRPSLAIGSSGPGATNLLTSCANAFTEKSPVLFMTGSVPTHIFGKGGAQELPASPLFKSITKLSMVIHNAAELPGALVHACETSISGIPGPVHVEIPINVQMAEIDLYSIVKDTSENIETQFSLSEIEEVAQILLQHGSCGAILLGYGAKSAKRHVLALAERLGFKVATTPRGKGAFPETHPLSLGVYGLAGHEQAIEYLHSKTWDVLLVIGSSLGESGTCNWDKQLVDGKLLIHMDYDVEVFDRVFTPFRTITGHIGPILAELMERLGEKPPIDIALQEIAVTVEEVSMSVQEVEFVPEVDTLRTRDILRHIGECSPEGTKFYVDIGELMTYAIQELTMKPGFDFDINIHFGGMGSGITSAIGAKLAEPERPVVCISGDGCFFMHGMEILTAKEAKIPVLFIVINNARLGMVYHGHMLQYQRCPSNFSQERINLTEVARSLGIEAYQVRCLADVTAERMLQWTQKGLPVFIEVVVAGNEIPPMGERVKFLQGATY from the coding sequence TTGAGAGCGATAGAAGTTGGATTGCGCGAAATTGTGCGGTGTGGAGTCACACATGCGTTCGGGATTCCAGCCGGGTCAGTCAATGCGATCTATGATGCGCTGCTCGATATTAAAGAAATAAAATCAGTGATCGTCAAGCACGAAGCGAGTGCGGGCTACATGGCTTCTGCTTACTCAAGAATCACTGGGCGTCCGTCGCTTGCCATCGGATCAAGCGGTCCCGGCGCAACCAATCTTCTCACTTCATGTGCGAACGCATTCACAGAAAAATCACCTGTTCTTTTTATGACAGGGTCGGTTCCAACGCATATCTTTGGCAAAGGGGGAGCTCAAGAACTCCCGGCCTCACCGCTATTCAAATCGATAACAAAATTGTCCATGGTGATTCACAACGCGGCGGAGCTTCCCGGCGCGCTTGTTCACGCATGCGAAACGTCAATTTCAGGAATCCCTGGGCCCGTTCACGTTGAAATTCCAATCAATGTGCAGATGGCTGAGATCGATCTGTATTCTATTGTCAAGGATACAAGTGAAAATATCGAAACGCAATTCAGTCTGAGTGAAATCGAAGAAGTCGCACAAATCCTTTTGCAGCATGGTTCGTGTGGGGCGATTCTGCTTGGGTATGGTGCAAAATCAGCAAAGCGTCACGTGCTCGCACTCGCAGAGCGGTTAGGTTTTAAAGTGGCAACGACGCCACGCGGTAAAGGTGCATTTCCTGAGACGCACCCTTTGAGTCTTGGCGTCTACGGTCTGGCAGGTCACGAGCAAGCGATTGAGTACTTGCACAGTAAAACATGGGATGTTCTTCTTGTCATCGGATCGAGTCTCGGGGAAAGTGGAACCTGCAATTGGGACAAACAACTGGTTGACGGCAAGTTGTTGATTCACATGGACTATGATGTGGAAGTGTTTGATCGCGTATTCACACCTTTTCGCACTATAACAGGTCACATCGGGCCCATTCTTGCAGAACTGATGGAGAGGCTTGGCGAGAAGCCACCTATTGACATTGCTTTGCAGGAAATTGCGGTGACTGTGGAAGAGGTGTCCATGAGCGTGCAGGAAGTGGAGTTCGTGCCGGAGGTCGACACGCTTCGCACACGTGACATTCTACGCCACATTGGTGAGTGTTCGCCTGAGGGTACAAAGTTTTATGTTGACATAGGCGAACTAATGACGTATGCCATTCAAGAACTGACGATGAAACCAGGATTTGATTTTGATATTAATATCCACTTTGGAGGGATGGGATCAGGGATCACGAGTGCCATCGGTGCAAAATTGGCGGAACCGGAACGTCCCGTCGTTTGCATCTCGGGAGATGGGTGCTTTTTTATGCACGGGATGGAAATTTTGACAGCAAAAGAAGCGAAGATTCCAGTTTTATTTATTGTGATCAACAATGCGCGCCTGGGCATGGTCTATCACGGCCATATGCTTCAGTATCAGCGGTGTCCGAGCAATTTCAGTCAGGAGAGGATCAATCTCACCGAGGTGGCGCGCTCGCTCGGGATTGAGGCGTATCAGGTACGTTGCCTAGCTGATGTGACAGCGGAGCGGATGCTTCAGTGGACGCAAAAAGGGCTCCCTGTCTTTATAGAGGTGGTCGTCGCAGGAAACGAAATTCCCCCGATGGGGGAGCGTGTCAAATTTCTGCAGGGAGCTACGTATTGA
- a CDS encoding ABC transporter permease, whose translation MYELDGGEIIISAKDRIFHILWSIVIATGLAFLFLPLLAVFFSMPVSTLFRELNTQASYQALQLSIQTSVTALIIIIILGTPIAYWLARVNFRGQSLVRAAVQMPIVSPPAVAGVGLLLIFGQSGLLGHAFSLFGISLSFDTSAVIVAQMFISAPFYIHSAMQAFATVDGQLLSVSRTLGVSRWATFWRVTVPLAMPGLLSGAALAWGRALGEFGATMMFAGNLPGITQTLPLAIYTAMQSNFNVAVAMSALLLLVSFILLILVYTLGRNSRASRVVKQGGRQTYAKLSASQIAS comes from the coding sequence ATGTATGAATTGGATGGGGGAGAGATCATAATTAGCGCAAAGGACCGCATTTTTCACATTTTATGGAGCATCGTGATTGCCACAGGACTAGCCTTTCTCTTTCTTCCGTTGCTCGCAGTCTTTTTTTCGATGCCCGTCAGTACACTTTTTCGGGAGTTAAACACCCAAGCATCGTATCAGGCGCTTCAACTGAGCATTCAAACAAGTGTTACTGCGCTCATCATAATCATTATACTCGGCACACCGATTGCGTATTGGCTGGCCAGGGTCAACTTTCGCGGGCAGTCGCTTGTGCGCGCTGCGGTGCAGATGCCAATCGTCAGCCCGCCTGCCGTCGCAGGTGTCGGACTGCTTTTGATCTTTGGCCAGTCAGGACTTCTTGGTCACGCGTTTTCACTGTTCGGAATTTCCCTGTCGTTTGACACATCTGCCGTCATTGTCGCACAGATGTTTATAAGTGCCCCCTTTTATATCCATTCTGCGATGCAGGCTTTCGCCACTGTCGACGGACAACTCTTATCCGTCTCGCGCACGCTTGGCGTGTCGAGGTGGGCGACTTTCTGGCGTGTCACGGTGCCTTTGGCAATGCCTGGACTGCTCTCTGGCGCGGCGCTTGCGTGGGGACGCGCACTTGGGGAGTTTGGTGCAACAATGATGTTTGCGGGCAATCTTCCAGGCATCACACAGACGCTACCTCTTGCGATCTACACGGCGATGCAGTCAAATTTCAATGTGGCGGTGGCGATGTCCGCGCTGCTTTTGCTCGTTTCATTTATTTTACTCATTTTGGTGTATACGCTCGGTCGTAACTCCCGTGCGAGTCGTGTCGTCAAACAAGGGGGGCGCCAAACGTATGCTAAGCTTTCAGCTTCGCAAATCGCTTCGTGA
- the modA gene encoding molybdate ABC transporter substrate-binding protein, with the protein MLSFQLRKSLREFTLDVKLDVPAHTLALIGHSGCGKTTLLHLLAGLVSADDGFIELDGQTLYDAQRDVMLPAERRNIGVVFQNYAFFPHLSVGDNIAYGMHEESRAQIGQRVRDALRMFQLESLAEERPDALSGGQQQRVALARALVKRPKVLLLDEPLAALDVETRGHVRTELRALLDQIGIPCIVVTHDYEDARVLGKEIAVMDRGVILQRGAPELVREQPATSFVAQFVGTNWVEDEQVNGLRDDGVAHILSFEPWHAVVARNPVSSGRQWRGRVRDRAFYGNALRLWVDGMVPLIADVPAHTLREGAFEVGEEVCISVADEHVRQYVTQMRGGRETLPDDPSRTQDEQMIGSRKKEIPWRPASRLRFLKSPLTVAVALIATVGVGSGMITYSHAQGANASGTGNGVTLTAFVAANATDPFHAILRAFDQAHPGVSIQASYTGTQILQTQLQQGAPDDLFLSADLSHIAQIKKEGLVASFYPVSRDKEVIVVPKANPAHITSLADLGRLPVSLIIGVTSVPIGKYTREIFQKANAVYGPAFAKDALAHVVSEEVNVKQILEKVALGDAGAGIVYRTDVTPTFRSKVSVIPIPAALNVIATNYIAIPVHAPHPALAKALLRMMLSAKGQSIFRQFGYQPLRSAGQNG; encoded by the coding sequence ATGCTAAGCTTTCAGCTTCGCAAATCGCTTCGTGAGTTTACGCTTGATGTAAAGCTTGACGTGCCTGCGCACACCTTGGCGCTCATCGGTCACTCCGGATGCGGCAAGACGACACTGCTTCATCTTTTGGCTGGTCTTGTTAGTGCAGATGACGGTTTCATCGAACTGGATGGGCAGACTTTGTATGACGCGCAGCGCGACGTGATGCTGCCAGCTGAGCGGCGCAACATCGGCGTAGTGTTTCAAAACTATGCATTTTTTCCGCATTTGTCAGTCGGCGACAACATCGCCTACGGAATGCATGAAGAATCTCGAGCGCAAATTGGACAGCGCGTGCGCGATGCCTTGCGGATGTTTCAATTAGAGTCTCTCGCAGAGGAACGGCCAGATGCGCTTTCAGGAGGTCAGCAGCAACGCGTAGCGCTCGCGCGGGCCTTGGTCAAACGTCCAAAGGTGCTTCTTCTCGATGAGCCTTTGGCTGCGCTTGACGTGGAGACGCGCGGACATGTGCGTACAGAATTGCGCGCACTTCTCGATCAAATTGGAATTCCCTGTATTGTGGTGACGCATGACTATGAAGATGCGCGTGTTCTTGGAAAGGAAATTGCGGTCATGGATCGCGGCGTCATTCTACAGCGCGGTGCGCCAGAACTGGTGCGTGAACAACCAGCGACCTCCTTTGTGGCGCAATTCGTAGGGACCAACTGGGTAGAAGATGAGCAGGTTAACGGATTGCGTGATGACGGCGTGGCGCACATTCTCTCGTTTGAACCGTGGCATGCAGTGGTTGCGCGAAATCCCGTTTCATCAGGTCGACAGTGGCGTGGGCGCGTGCGTGATCGTGCGTTTTATGGGAATGCACTTCGTCTGTGGGTTGACGGCATGGTGCCCCTGATTGCAGATGTTCCGGCTCACACACTTCGCGAAGGTGCATTTGAGGTAGGCGAGGAAGTGTGCATCAGCGTCGCAGACGAGCATGTGCGCCAGTATGTCACACAAATGCGCGGCGGTCGTGAAACATTGCCTGACGATCCTTCGCGCACGCAAGATGAACAAATGATCGGATCGCGAAAAAAGGAGATCCCTTGGCGTCCAGCGTCGCGTCTTCGTTTTTTGAAGTCGCCACTGACGGTGGCAGTGGCACTGATTGCTACAGTCGGCGTGGGATCCGGCATGATCACCTATTCTCACGCACAGGGCGCGAATGCATCAGGCACAGGAAATGGTGTAACGCTGACAGCATTTGTCGCGGCGAATGCGACAGATCCGTTTCATGCGATCCTTCGCGCATTCGATCAGGCGCATCCAGGGGTGTCCATCCAGGCCAGTTACACAGGGACGCAAATTTTACAGACGCAACTCCAGCAAGGGGCACCGGATGATCTTTTTCTCTCTGCGGATTTGAGCCATATCGCACAAATCAAAAAGGAAGGTCTTGTTGCCAGCTTTTATCCGGTCTCTCGCGATAAAGAAGTGATTGTTGTACCAAAGGCAAACCCAGCGCACATCACATCCCTGGCAGATCTCGGACGCCTTCCTGTCAGTCTTATCATCGGGGTGACAAGCGTGCCGATTGGTAAGTACACCAGAGAGATTTTCCAGAAAGCGAATGCCGTGTACGGGCCTGCCTTTGCGAAAGACGCGCTTGCGCATGTAGTGTCAGAAGAGGTTAACGTCAAACAGATTCTTGAAAAAGTGGCGCTCGGTGACGCAGGAGCGGGGATCGTCTACCGGACAGACGTAACGCCTACGTTTCGTTCAAAAGTGTCAGTGATACCGATTCCGGCGGCACTAAACGTGATTGCGACGAATTACATAGCGATCCCAGTGCACGCTCCACACCCTGCGCTCGCGAAAGCACTTTTGCGCATGATGCTGTCGGCAAAGGGTCAGTCAATCTTTCGGCAGTTCGGTTATCAACCGCTACGTTCGGCTGGGCAAAACGGATGA
- a CDS encoding 4Fe-4S dicluster domain-containing protein — MNRRSTSGYVMLIDLFSCSGCHACSVACKAEHRSPIGQFKTRVQTVQSGQFPSVRKHFVPTLCQHCEDAPCLEACPVGAIERTDLGIVQIASNRCVGSGDCVPACPYGAIFISDEDGEAKKCDFCSDRLAENLEPACVATCPTDALKFGLADREDIAEILDRDLFSAQWEPEATRPRIWYHKLDKKTAEVLQRINRDSDEVKEN; from the coding sequence ATGAACAGGCGGAGCACTTCAGGGTATGTGATGCTCATCGATCTTTTTAGCTGCAGCGGCTGTCACGCCTGCAGTGTCGCCTGCAAGGCGGAACACCGCTCGCCCATTGGTCAGTTTAAAACGCGCGTCCAAACGGTTCAATCCGGTCAGTTTCCGAGTGTCCGCAAGCACTTTGTGCCGACGCTCTGTCAGCACTGTGAAGACGCACCGTGTCTTGAGGCGTGTCCTGTAGGAGCGATTGAGCGCACGGATTTAGGAATTGTGCAAATTGCCTCGAATCGCTGTGTAGGAAGCGGTGACTGTGTACCTGCCTGTCCTTATGGGGCGATCTTTATCAGCGACGAAGATGGGGAGGCCAAGAAGTGTGACTTCTGTTCAGATCGCTTGGCAGAGAATTTGGAGCCGGCGTGTGTCGCGACATGTCCCACGGATGCACTCAAATTTGGATTGGCAGATCGTGAAGACATCGCAGAAATCCTCGACCGTGATTTGTTCAGTGCACAGTGGGAGCCAGAAGCGACGCGTCCCCGCATCTGGTACCACAAACTTGATAAAAAAACAGCTGAAGTACTTCAACGGATCAATCGAGACAGTGATGAGGTGAAGGAAAATTGA